In Carya illinoinensis cultivar Pawnee chromosome 10, C.illinoinensisPawnee_v1, whole genome shotgun sequence, one DNA window encodes the following:
- the LOC122279623 gene encoding uncharacterized protein LOC122279623 has protein sequence MEEDTTWEQRLQALTHILTSPTTTPSLYSQFFVSSQIPCYLNWDYPPILCTKFSSTFPPLHLRWAFALFLKRVSRFGLPETSWRSKCPFQQPPPLILAKGLEEAQWGEEQRRNYVRKRMARKLKGNNVHPLIPILVPNLLLCSLLIWKPFPDVYS, from the coding sequence ATGGAAGAAGACACAACATGGGAGCAAAGACTCCAAGCCTTGACCCATATCCTAACCAGCCCCACAACCACACCATCTCTCTACTCTCAGTTCTTTGTTTCTTCCCAAATCCCTTGCTACCTCAACTGGGACTATCCTCCAATTCTCTGCACGAAGTTCTCCTCGACCTTCCCTCCTCTTCATTTAAGGTGGGCTTTCGCTCTTTTCCTCAAAAGGGTCTCCAGATTTGGGCTCCCTGAGACCTCATGGAGATCCAAGTGCCCATTCCAACAGCCTCCACCATTGATTCTTGCCAAGGGACTGGAGGAAGCTCAGTGGGGAGAAGAACAAAGGAGGAATTACGTCAGGAAGAGGATGGCAAGGAAACTTAAGGGAAATAATGTTCACCCATTGATTCCTATTTTGGTTCCAAATCTTTTGCTATGTTCTCTCTTGATTTGGAAACCTTTTCCCGATGTATATTCCTGA
- the LOC122279883 gene encoding uncharacterized protein LOC122279883 isoform X3, producing MAVHSLPFLFLISGLFPSLFALSDTTTCSASAPPSHQLMCELRDLKLKVSQLELILEDSMQNLNQKSLYIENRENAIEDLSRRIHSLQSTLDGLKGESSRTDERLSALENEVRRLWAVSRKNNFDIHDLESKARDAEERLEKITSQVENMADIVTEQWIQIQRLEQALQIMERTRRQVRATRCTFLKFIKNIFGNHHQKVFGVLDPYLFGEGPTVTSYISQAKRQLKRLFLAAKKHHHQLQGFIKQEMERNEFTAALANSEVVFILFS from the exons ATGGCGGTTCATTCACTTCCATTTCTTTTCCTAATTTCCGGCTTATTCCCCTCTCTCTTTGCTCTCTCCGATACCACCACTTGTTCAGCATCAGCCCCACCCTCCCACCAGTTGATGTGCGAATTGCGCGACCTCAAACTCAAGGTCTCCCAATTAG AATTGATTCTTGAAGACTCCATGCAAAACCTAAATCAGAAGAGCCTTTACATTGAGAACCGCGAGAACGCGATTGAAGACTTGTCACGTAGGATCCATTCTCTGCAGTCTACTCTCGACGGTTTAAAG GGGGAATCATCACGGACTGATGAGAGACTCAGTGCTCTAGAAAACgag GTACGGCGTCTTTGGGCTGTGTCAAGAAAGAACAACTTTGATATTCATGATTTAGAGTCTAAAGCACGGGATGCTGAGGAGAGGCTGGAAAAGATTACCTCACAAGTTGAAAAT ATGGCTGACATTGTTACAGAGCAATGGATTCAAATTCAGCGGCTTGAGCAGGCTCTTCAAATCATGGAG AGGACTCGAAGGCAAGTTCGCGCTACAAGATGCACATTCTTGAAG TTCATCAAGAACATTTTTGGTAATCATCATCAAAAGGTTTTTGGAGTGCTTGATCCTTACTTATTTGGTGAGGGGCCTACCGTGACTTCCTATATCTCTCAAGCTAAGCGCCAGCTGAAAAGACTATTCTTAGCAGCTAAAAAGCATCACCATCAG TTGCAAGGATTCATCAAgcaagaaatggaaagaaatgaATTCACTGCAGCTCTTGCCAACAGTGAAGTGGTTTTCATTTTG TTCAGTTAG
- the LOC122279883 gene encoding uncharacterized protein LOC122279883 isoform X2, with translation MAVHSLPFLFLISGLFPSLFALSDTTTCSASAPPSHQLMCELRDLKLKVSQLELILEDSMQNLNQKSLYIENRENAIEDLSRRIHSLQSTLDGLKGESSRTDERLSALENEVRRLWAVSRKNNFDIHDLESKARDAEERLEKITSQVENMADIVTEQWIQIQRLEQALQIMEFIKNIFGNHHQKVFGVLDPYLFGEGPTVTSYISQAKRQLKRLFLAAKKHHHQLQGFIKQEMERNEFTAALANSEVVFILASALITFPIMGAWVLLSSQFS, from the exons ATGGCGGTTCATTCACTTCCATTTCTTTTCCTAATTTCCGGCTTATTCCCCTCTCTCTTTGCTCTCTCCGATACCACCACTTGTTCAGCATCAGCCCCACCCTCCCACCAGTTGATGTGCGAATTGCGCGACCTCAAACTCAAGGTCTCCCAATTAG AATTGATTCTTGAAGACTCCATGCAAAACCTAAATCAGAAGAGCCTTTACATTGAGAACCGCGAGAACGCGATTGAAGACTTGTCACGTAGGATCCATTCTCTGCAGTCTACTCTCGACGGTTTAAAG GGGGAATCATCACGGACTGATGAGAGACTCAGTGCTCTAGAAAACgag GTACGGCGTCTTTGGGCTGTGTCAAGAAAGAACAACTTTGATATTCATGATTTAGAGTCTAAAGCACGGGATGCTGAGGAGAGGCTGGAAAAGATTACCTCACAAGTTGAAAAT ATGGCTGACATTGTTACAGAGCAATGGATTCAAATTCAGCGGCTTGAGCAGGCTCTTCAAATCATGGAG TTCATCAAGAACATTTTTGGTAATCATCATCAAAAGGTTTTTGGAGTGCTTGATCCTTACTTATTTGGTGAGGGGCCTACCGTGACTTCCTATATCTCTCAAGCTAAGCGCCAGCTGAAAAGACTATTCTTAGCAGCTAAAAAGCATCACCATCAG TTGCAAGGATTCATCAAgcaagaaatggaaagaaatgaATTCACTGCAGCTCTTGCCAACAGTGAAGTGGTTTTCATTTTG GCTTCTGCTCTAATTACTTTCCCAATAATGGGGGCTTGGGTTTTGCTGTCATCACAGTTCAGTTAG
- the LOC122279883 gene encoding uncharacterized protein LOC122279883 isoform X1, producing MAVHSLPFLFLISGLFPSLFALSDTTTCSASAPPSHQLMCELRDLKLKVSQLELILEDSMQNLNQKSLYIENRENAIEDLSRRIHSLQSTLDGLKGESSRTDERLSALENEVRRLWAVSRKNNFDIHDLESKARDAEERLEKITSQVENMADIVTEQWIQIQRLEQALQIMERTRRQVRATRCTFLKFIKNIFGNHHQKVFGVLDPYLFGEGPTVTSYISQAKRQLKRLFLAAKKHHHQLQGFIKQEMERNEFTAALANSEVVFILASALITFPIMGAWVLLSSQFS from the exons ATGGCGGTTCATTCACTTCCATTTCTTTTCCTAATTTCCGGCTTATTCCCCTCTCTCTTTGCTCTCTCCGATACCACCACTTGTTCAGCATCAGCCCCACCCTCCCACCAGTTGATGTGCGAATTGCGCGACCTCAAACTCAAGGTCTCCCAATTAG AATTGATTCTTGAAGACTCCATGCAAAACCTAAATCAGAAGAGCCTTTACATTGAGAACCGCGAGAACGCGATTGAAGACTTGTCACGTAGGATCCATTCTCTGCAGTCTACTCTCGACGGTTTAAAG GGGGAATCATCACGGACTGATGAGAGACTCAGTGCTCTAGAAAACgag GTACGGCGTCTTTGGGCTGTGTCAAGAAAGAACAACTTTGATATTCATGATTTAGAGTCTAAAGCACGGGATGCTGAGGAGAGGCTGGAAAAGATTACCTCACAAGTTGAAAAT ATGGCTGACATTGTTACAGAGCAATGGATTCAAATTCAGCGGCTTGAGCAGGCTCTTCAAATCATGGAG AGGACTCGAAGGCAAGTTCGCGCTACAAGATGCACATTCTTGAAG TTCATCAAGAACATTTTTGGTAATCATCATCAAAAGGTTTTTGGAGTGCTTGATCCTTACTTATTTGGTGAGGGGCCTACCGTGACTTCCTATATCTCTCAAGCTAAGCGCCAGCTGAAAAGACTATTCTTAGCAGCTAAAAAGCATCACCATCAG TTGCAAGGATTCATCAAgcaagaaatggaaagaaatgaATTCACTGCAGCTCTTGCCAACAGTGAAGTGGTTTTCATTTTG GCTTCTGCTCTAATTACTTTCCCAATAATGGGGGCTTGGGTTTTGCTGTCATCACAGTTCAGTTAG
- the LOC122279883 gene encoding uncharacterized protein LOC122279883 isoform X5 yields MAVHSLPFLFLISGLFPSLFALSDTTTCSASAPPSHQLMCELRDLKLKVSQLELILEDSMQNLNQKSLYIENRENAIEDLSRRIHSLQSTLDGLKGESSRTDERLSALENEMADIVTEQWIQIQRLEQALQIMEFIKNIFGNHHQKVFGVLDPYLFGEGPTVTSYISQAKRQLKRLFLAAKKHHHQLQGFIKQEMERNEFTAALANSEVVFILASALITFPIMGAWVLLSSQFS; encoded by the exons ATGGCGGTTCATTCACTTCCATTTCTTTTCCTAATTTCCGGCTTATTCCCCTCTCTCTTTGCTCTCTCCGATACCACCACTTGTTCAGCATCAGCCCCACCCTCCCACCAGTTGATGTGCGAATTGCGCGACCTCAAACTCAAGGTCTCCCAATTAG AATTGATTCTTGAAGACTCCATGCAAAACCTAAATCAGAAGAGCCTTTACATTGAGAACCGCGAGAACGCGATTGAAGACTTGTCACGTAGGATCCATTCTCTGCAGTCTACTCTCGACGGTTTAAAG GGGGAATCATCACGGACTGATGAGAGACTCAGTGCTCTAGAAAACgag ATGGCTGACATTGTTACAGAGCAATGGATTCAAATTCAGCGGCTTGAGCAGGCTCTTCAAATCATGGAG TTCATCAAGAACATTTTTGGTAATCATCATCAAAAGGTTTTTGGAGTGCTTGATCCTTACTTATTTGGTGAGGGGCCTACCGTGACTTCCTATATCTCTCAAGCTAAGCGCCAGCTGAAAAGACTATTCTTAGCAGCTAAAAAGCATCACCATCAG TTGCAAGGATTCATCAAgcaagaaatggaaagaaatgaATTCACTGCAGCTCTTGCCAACAGTGAAGTGGTTTTCATTTTG GCTTCTGCTCTAATTACTTTCCCAATAATGGGGGCTTGGGTTTTGCTGTCATCACAGTTCAGTTAG
- the LOC122279883 gene encoding uncharacterized protein LOC122279883 isoform X4: MAVHSLPFLFLISGLFPSLFALSDTTTCSASAPPSHQLMCELRDLKLKVSQLELILEDSMQNLNQKSLYIENRENAIEDLSRRIHSLQSTLDGLKGESSRTDERLSALENEMADIVTEQWIQIQRLEQALQIMERTRRQVRATRCTFLKFIKNIFGNHHQKVFGVLDPYLFGEGPTVTSYISQAKRQLKRLFLAAKKHHHQLQGFIKQEMERNEFTAALANSEVVFILASALITFPIMGAWVLLSSQFS, from the exons ATGGCGGTTCATTCACTTCCATTTCTTTTCCTAATTTCCGGCTTATTCCCCTCTCTCTTTGCTCTCTCCGATACCACCACTTGTTCAGCATCAGCCCCACCCTCCCACCAGTTGATGTGCGAATTGCGCGACCTCAAACTCAAGGTCTCCCAATTAG AATTGATTCTTGAAGACTCCATGCAAAACCTAAATCAGAAGAGCCTTTACATTGAGAACCGCGAGAACGCGATTGAAGACTTGTCACGTAGGATCCATTCTCTGCAGTCTACTCTCGACGGTTTAAAG GGGGAATCATCACGGACTGATGAGAGACTCAGTGCTCTAGAAAACgag ATGGCTGACATTGTTACAGAGCAATGGATTCAAATTCAGCGGCTTGAGCAGGCTCTTCAAATCATGGAG AGGACTCGAAGGCAAGTTCGCGCTACAAGATGCACATTCTTGAAG TTCATCAAGAACATTTTTGGTAATCATCATCAAAAGGTTTTTGGAGTGCTTGATCCTTACTTATTTGGTGAGGGGCCTACCGTGACTTCCTATATCTCTCAAGCTAAGCGCCAGCTGAAAAGACTATTCTTAGCAGCTAAAAAGCATCACCATCAG TTGCAAGGATTCATCAAgcaagaaatggaaagaaatgaATTCACTGCAGCTCTTGCCAACAGTGAAGTGGTTTTCATTTTG GCTTCTGCTCTAATTACTTTCCCAATAATGGGGGCTTGGGTTTTGCTGTCATCACAGTTCAGTTAG